In the genome of Streptomyces sp. NBC_00259, the window GTCCGGGGCCGACGCGGTGATCACCAGTGCCAGTGCGGCGGGCCGGCTGCTCGGCCTGTCCGTACTCAGCCCCTACGCGGGCACGGTGATGGAGGACCTGATCCAGCAGGGCAGCGGTCTCGATATCGTCGAGCGTCCGGTGATAAAGAGCGAGGTCGGCAAGAACGTCCGGGACACGGACGACCTGGTGGTGAGCGTGCTGCGCGGTCACCGGCTGCTCGGGTACGACGATCCCAAGGCCAGCCCGCTGCAGCTGACGGACCGGTTGATCACCATCGTGCGGGCGTCGAACACACCGTCCTCCGGCGGCGTGGACCAGCGGTAGCGGCAGGCCGGAGTAGCCTCGCGCCCATGCATGCGATCACGATTCCCGAACCAGGTGGTCCCGAGGCGCTGGTCTGGGCGGAGGTGCCGGACGCCGAAGCCGGCGACGGGGAGGTCCTCGTCGACGTTGCCGCGAGCGCCGTCAACCGCGCGGATCTGCTGCAACGGCAGGGCTTCTACGAGCCGCCGCCCGGAGCGTCCCCCTATCCCGGGCTGGAGTGCTCGGGCCGGATCGTGGCGCTCGGCCCCGGGGTCTCCGGGTGGAGTGTCGGCGACGAGGTGTGTGCGCTGCTGGCGGGCGGCGGATACGCGGAGAAGGTGGCCGTGCCGGCGGGGCAGCTGCTGCCCGTACCGGAGGGCCTCGACCTGGTCACGGCGGCGGCGCTGCCGGAGGTGGCCTGCACGGTCTGGTCCAACGTCTTCATGGTGGCGCATCTGCGCCCCGGCGAGACGCTGCTGGTGCACGGCGGGGCGAGCGGCATCGGCACGATGGCGATCCAGCTGGCGAAGGCGGTGGGAGCGAAGGTCGCCGTCACCGCGGGCGGCCCGGAGAAGCTCGCACGGTGCGCCGAGCTGGGAGCCGACATCCTGATCGACTACCGCGAGCAGGACTTCGTGGAGGAGCTGCGGAGCGCGACGGACGGTGCCGGGGCGGACGTCATCCTCGACATCATGGGGGCGAAGTACCTCGACCGGAACGTGCGCGCACTGGCCGTGAACGGCCGCCTCGCGGTGATCGGGCTGCAGGGCGGAGTGAAGGCCGAACTGAACCTGGGAGCGCTGCTCGCGAAGCGCGCCGCGATCACGGCGACGACGCTGCGCGCGCGGCCGCTGCACGAGAAGGCGTCGATCGTGGCGGCGGTGCGTGAGCATGTGTGGCCCCTGGTCGCCGCGGGGACGGTACGGGCCGTGGTGGACAGCACCGTGCCGATGCGGGAGGCCTCCGAGGGGCACCGCGCCCTCGAGTCGGGCACGCACGTGGGCAAGGTGGTCCTGGTGTCGCCCACGGTGGGCAACTGAGCCCAGCACGGAACCGAGAACGACATGGAGCCCGGCACGCGCGTGAACTGAGCGATGTCGCACAACGGCCCCGTTCCCTCAGAGGGAACGGGGCCGTGGCACGTCCGGAGTCAGAGGTACGGACCCGAGCGGATCGCACCGTGGGCGGAGTCGTCATCCGTGGGGGCGCCCGGCGGGAGAGCGCGGCGCATCTGCTCCAGCTGAGCGCGTGCCGCCATCTGCTGGGCGAACAGCGCCGTCTGGATGCCGTGGAACAGGCCCTCGAGCCAGCCGACCAACTGTGCCTGGGCGATGCGCAGTTCCGCCTCGGAGGGCACCGCGTCATCGGTGAACGGGAGCGACAGCCGCTCCAGTTCCTCGACGAGCTCCGGGGCGAGGCCGTCCTCGAGTTCCTTCACCGAACCTCGGTGGATCTCCTTGAGCCGGACCCGGCTCGCCTCGTCGAGAGGAGCCGCCCGCACCTCCTCCAGAAGCTGCTTGATCATGCTGCCGATGCGCATGACCTTCGCAGGCTGCTCGACCATCTCCGTCACCGGGATCTCGCGGGACTCGACGTCACCTTCACCGCCGCCGAGCGCCATACCGTCCTGTCCCACGATGAGGACATGGGGGCTCTCCTGCGACCGTTCATTCCTCGGCATCTCCATGCCGTCCATTCTCTCGCACATGTGCTTCACCACACGGTGTGCCCCCGTACCGGGGTGATCCACCCTGATACGGGGGCACAGGTCCATCACGGCCGGTATCGAACCGTCCCCGGACCGTGTCGGGCGGTCCTGGGGACGGAACTCCCGCCACGAAGGGGTCAGGTCGCCTCGCGGCGGGACAGAGCCCCACGGGACCGGGTGACCAGCGCGGCGAGCAGGGCCGCGCCGAGCGGCACCGCGATCAGCAGGGCGCCCAGGGTCTCCCAGGGGACGACGATCGGGACGTCCGGCGGGGTCAGGTTTCCGCCGAAGCCCCCGTCCAGGGCCTGCTCGTACCAGGCCCTCTCCTCGCGCTCCTCGGTCAGCCGCAGCCCGATGGCAGGCAGCACGCCCGCCGCCGAGCCGAGGACCACACCCATCGCCGCGACCACACCGCACTGGAATCCGCTCAGCGTGCGACGCACGCGGGGCGGGGCACCGACGGCCGCCAGCGTCTTGAGGTCCGCCTCCGCGTCCGCCTGGGCGAGCCCGGTGGCGATACCGGCCGCGCCGATGGTGATCAGTCCGGCGAAGACGGCCAGCGCCAGCAGCACAATGCTGTTCTCGCTGGTGTAGCCCTCCTCGATGTGCAGCTCGATGCTCGCGCCGGTCCGGTCGAGCTCGCCCGACAGCTTCTGGCGCTGCTCACTGCTCGGCAGCCGGTCGGTCGAGTAGTAGGCCCCGAAGGGAACGGTGGCGATGCCGGCGGCCTTGGCCGCGGCGGGCGGCAGGATCATGCCGACCCCGTACGCGTTGGTGCCGTCCGCGACCTGGTGGGTGGAGAAGGTCTTGACCGCGCCCGGAGCCTCCTTGCCCTCTTCCCTGGCCTTGTCGGCGGCTTCCGTGTCGGTGATCAGCCGGATGCCGATCGAGCCCTTCTTGTCGAGGTTGCGCTTGTCGAAGGAGACGACCTTCCCTTCGGACAGCGCCTTCGCGGCCGCCGGGTCGTCGATCCCGAGCACGTTCAGCAGCTTCTCGTCAGCGACGAGCACCCCGCCGTCCGTGGGGGTCGCCACGCTGGACTCCTTGCAGCGCCAGTCCTTGGAGAACGCGCGGCGCTGGGCCTTGGTGAACTTCTCGGCCGGGTCCTCGCTCCCGGTGCTCCACAGCGGGCACTGGTTCGCCTTGGGGACGACGACCTCATAGCTGCCGCAGCCCTTGTCACGGCTGTACATCGCGCAGTTGACGTTTCCGACGACGGCGCGGTCCACATCGGCCCGTACGTCCACCTGCAGGTTCTTCTGCACGGCCGCGCGGGCTTGAGGCACGTCCCGTCCGCCGGCCTCGTTGACGATCAGCGACACCGCGCCGTGCGGCAGCCGTGCCTCGTACGAGGCCTCGGACTGGGCGTCCCTGCTCGCGGCGTACGTGGCCACGGCGACGGTCCCGGCGACCGCGGCGAGCACGGCGGCCACGGCCGGAGCCGTGCGGCCCCGGTTGCGTACGGCGTCACGCAGAGCGAGTCGCGGCGAGAGCGGCAGCCAGCGGCCGGTGCGGCCGAAGAGGCCGACCAACACGGGTGTCATCGCGACCACACCCAGCTCGGCGATCGCGCTTCCGGCCGCCACGAGGATGGACTGGTCGGAGAGCAGCGATCCGTACAGCGCGATCGCGGCACCGAGCAGCACGGCGATCAGGCCGACCACGGGCAGGACCCGGCTGCTGCGGCGGACGCCCCGGCGGCCGGTGAGTGAGGCGAGGACGGACTGCCGGGAGGCGGTCACGGCCGGGACGATCGCGGCCAGCAGACCCGTGAGCACCGCGAGGAGCCCGATGCCGAGCAGTTCCAGTGGCCGGATGTCGAAGCTGCCGAAGCGCTGACCCATGTAGTCCTCGAGCAGCGGGCGCAGCGCGAAGGTCAGGGCGAGACCGAGGATCGTGCCCACCACCGCGGCCGCGAAGCCGATCACCAGCCCGCCGGCCAGGACGATGGCGCGGATGTGGCGGCGGTCGCCGCCGTTGGCGCCGACCAGCCCGAGCTGGCGACGGGAGCGCCGGGCGCCGACCGCGAAGGCGGGCCCCGCCAGCAGGCAGATCTCCAGCATGGCGAGGCCGACCACGGTGCCGACCGCGGCGAGAGCCGCCACGTCGGCGGCGCCGCTGTCCCCGTAGCTCTTGGCCCAGTCCTCCTGCTGGTACAGCGGGACGTCATCGTCGGCCGGCGGGGCGAGCTGAACCGCCCGCGAAGCCACCGTCACGCCCTTGGTGTTGATCTGCTTGACCATGTTCCACGTGAAACCGCCGGGAACGCTGACCAGGTAGGTGGTGCTCGTCTCGGTGGACGGCAGGTCGTCCGCCGCCAGGGCCTTGTCGAGCGGGTCGAGCAGCGCGCCGGGAAGGGCGTTGACCTGGTCGCTCTTGAGCGCGTCGGGCAGCTCGTACGAGCCGGTGATCGTGTACTCCCGGTCGAGTCCGCGCGCCGCGAGCTTGGAGCCGACGCTCAGCCCGCTGGTCTCCAGGAAGTGGGTCGTCGCGGCCACCTCGGCCGTCTCCGTGGGGAAGCGGCCGCTGACCAGGGTCATGATGCCGGCGGCCAGCGGGTCCGACGCCTTGAGCTCACGGATCTCGGCGTTCAGCAGCCCGTGGGCGGTGCGCAGCTTGGCGGAACCGGCCGAGTCCTCCAGGGACTTCGCGCCCGCCGGGAGGACCTTCCGGACGTCGGTGTCGCCCTCGGGCCACGGCTTGTCGTCGAAGTTCCCGACCGGGGCGTAGTTGTTGGCGTCGGGGCTCTGGTAGATCGGTACGCCGCGGCTGTGGGCATCGGACATCCGGGCGTCGGCGGCGCCGAGGGTGCGCTCCAGGGCCTGTTCCGTGGAGAGCTCGGCACTGCGCAGTGTCAGATCTGCGGCGCTCACCCCGAGGATCGGCAGGGCGATCATCGCCAGGACGAGGAAGCTGCGTCCCTTGGAGCGGACGGCGTCGCGGCGGGCGATGCGGACCGCGGCGCGCCAGGAGTGGTACCAGTTCTTCACCGCTCGGCCGCCTGCCCGGTCAGCAGGGAATCCGCGTCGGTGCGTACGGTCTGGTCGACGACCGCGCCGTCGCGCAGGAACACCACCCGGTCCGCCCAGGCGGCGAAGCGCGGCTCGTGGGTGACGAGGATGCCGGCCGCCCCCGCGTCGCAGCGGGCCCGCAGCAGGGCGAGCACGGACTCACCGGTCTCGGAGTCCAGGGCACCGGTCGGCTCGTCGGCGAGCACGAGCCGGCGGTCGCCGACGAGGGCGCGGGCGATGGCCACCCGCTGCTGCTGGCCGCCGGACATCTCGTCCGGGAACCGGTCGGCGAGATGACCGAGGTCCATCTCGGTGAGGGCGGCCACGGCCTCGGCGCGGGCCTTGCGGGCGGAGGTGCCGTCGAGCTCGCGGGGCAGGGCGACGTTCTCGGCGGCGGTGAGCGCCGGGATGAGGTTGTAGTCCTGGAAGACGTACCCGATGCTGCGGCGGCGCAGGGCGGCGAGCGTCTTGCGGTCGGCGGTGGTGATGTCGGTGTTCTCGACGATCACCTGGCCCGAGGACGGGGTGTCGAGACCGCCGGCGATCGTCAGAAGCGTCGACTTGCCGGAGCCGGACGGGCCCATGACGGCGACGAGTTCACCGGGGAACACATCGAGATCGACGCCGCGCAGAGCGTGCACTTCGGTGGCACCGCTGCCGTGCACGCGGGTCAGGTTCCGCAGTTGCAGGACGGGTTGCCGGGGCTGGTGGGAGTGGCTGGACATGGGAGGTCCCCCTTGGATGTGCGCGGAGGGCGCACATGAGCGGATGTGAGAGGTGAGGTGTGCGGAAGCGGAGCCGACTCGGGTGCCGCCGGCTCAGTCGTGCCTCCGCGGGTGGCTGTGTGCGGGCGCCGGAGCCGGGGCGGGTGGGGGTGCGGACTCCGGACGCGGGGCCGCTGCTGAAGAGAGCCGGATGAGCCGGGCCTCACAGTGGTCGAGCCAGCGGGCCTCCGCCTCGGTCTGGAAGATGAGCTGTTCCAGCACGAGCAGCCAGGCGACCTCGTCCCGGTCGGCGGGCGTCGTTTCCAGTGCCTGTGCCTTCAACCGGGTGTAGTCCTGCATCGCCTTCACGGTGTGACGGCGCTGGGACTGGATGACGTTGCGGATGTCGACCGCCGTCGCGCCGACCGCCATGGCCAGCTTGATCGCCAGCTCGTCACGGGCCGGGCTGGTCCGGTCGACGGGCCGTTCGAACCACGCCTTCAGCTCGTCCCGCCCTGTGTCCGTGATGACGTAGAGCGTGTGGCCGGCTTCGTCCTCGCCGTCCTGGACGACCATGCCGTCGCGCTCCAGTCGGCTCAGGGTCGTATAGACCTGGCCGACGTTGAGCGGCCAGGTGGCTCCCGTGCGGGACTCGAACTCGGTGCGGAGCTGTGAGCCGTAGCGAGGGCCGCGTTCGAGAAGGGCGAGCAGCCCGTGGCGGATCGACATACTCAGTATGTATACCGGGTATGTCGTCGAGGGCCAACCGTCCTGAGGGGGACCTCGTGTGTACGTCGTACGGAGGATGGCCCGGCTCGAGAGGGACGGCAGGCGGTGCTCCGGCGGGGTGCGGGCGGCCTCGTCCGTGACGTAATCAGCCGCGGCGCAGCCGCAGCCCCATGTACCCGAGCCCCAGGCCCATCAGGGCGCAGCCGGCACCCAGCGTCAGCACGGGGACCTGGCGTTCGAGCGGCGGGGCCGCGGTGTGCGGGCGTCCCTGGCCCACCGCCGCGGGGGAGGCGGGTGACCGGCTCGGTGGCGCGGTCGACGTGGGTGCGGCCTCCTCGTCGCCCCGTTCCTCCTGCGCCTCTTCCCGGGCCTCCTCCTCTCCCTCTCCCTCTTCCTCTCGCGTCGACTCGTCGCCGGGGTCGTCCGCGTCATCCTGGTCGTCGTCGTGCCGCCGATCGGGCGACGTCGTCGTGCTGGGGGACGGCGCGACGGTACGGCCGGGGCGGTCGCGGCCTTCGCCGGCCTGTCGTCCCGCGAGTGACGACGTGGGGGAAGCGGAGGCTTTCCCGCTCGGTGCGCGGCCGGGCTTCTCCGCGCGCCGCAGGTCCGCGTGCGGGCGCGTGCCGTCGTTCGCCTCGTCACCCTGGCCGGGTCCGGCGGCACCGCCGACGCGCGGGGACATCGGCCCGCCGATCCCTTGGCGCCGGAAGTCGTGCGTCCGCAGGCCGTCGCCGTCGCGCCACCGGGAACCCCCGTCGTGGCGCCCGTCGCCCCATGAACCGTCGGCGTTCCCCCGCGACCCCTCGCTATCCGCCCGCGACCCCTCGCCGTCCGCCCGCGCATCCTCCGCGTAGGTCGTCCGGGGTGCGTCCGCGTACGCGTACGCCGATACCGGCACGGCCAGCACAAGTGCCGCGATGGTCATCGCACAGTGCGTGCGAAGCATCGGAGTCACGGGGTGACCCCCTCCCGAGCCAGGTCGCCGAGATATCCAACTCAGCGTCACATGGCCGGGCAATTCCGGCATCCCGGACTAAACCGCCCCGATGGGGATCGAGGCGGTGAAAGAGGAGGAGCGTCGGCCGAGGAGGGTCGGAGCGTCGGCCGAGGAGGGTTACTGGGAGTCGGCCGGGTCGCCGGTGGAGACTTCCAGGGTGAACTCGGCGTCGTCCTCCGTGATCTCCGTGCCCGCCCGCGGGTACTGCGTGAGGATCGTGCCCTCGCCGTAGACCGCCTCGTTCACGGGAGTCTCGGCCGTGACCTTCCAGCCCGCTGCCTGGATGCAGTCCTTCACCGAGGTGACGTTCTTGTACGTGAAGTCGGGCACCTCGAACTTCTCCGGGTCGCTGCCCTCGTCCGGAGCGGTGCACTCTTCCTTGTCGATGGTCTTGCCCAGGTCGGGGCCCTTGTGGCCCGCCACCGCCGAGTCGGTCGGGGACGGGTTGTCGCCGCCACCGCCACCGCCGTCGCCGTCGCCGCCGTTCAGCGACAGGGCCACGATCAGTCCGCCGATCGCCAGCAGCGCCACGGCGATCGAGCCGACGATCACCGGCATGTTCCGCCTGCCGCCGCCCGCCGACGCGGAGGGGCCGTGCTGCGGCGAGAGGTTGTACGGAGCGGGCGCCGGGGCCGGGGTCTGGTAGGCCGGGGCGGGGCTCTGCTGCGGGTAGCCGTAGCTCGGGGCGGGCGTCGACGGCCCCGGGACGGGGCCGGGGGCCGGGGTGGGCGGGCCGTACGGACCCGGCTGGTACGGCTGCTGCACACTGTGCGGCGGCGGGACCGGGGCCGACCGGTCCACCGGCGGGAACACCGCGGAACCGACACCCGCACCGCTGTTCGTCGTCGGCGCACCCTGAACGATCACCGGTGCGTGCGTCTGGCCCGCGCTCGCGACCCGCAGGCACTCGTCCCGCATGGCGGCCGCGCTCGGGAAGCGCTCGTTCGGGTTCTTCTTCAGCGCCCGCGCGACCAGGGCGTCCATCGCCGGGCTCACCGAGCGGTTGAAGGAGGACGGGGCGACCGGCTCCTCCTGGACGTGCGCGTACGCGATGGCCAGCGGGGAGTCCGCGTCGAACGGCAGCCGGCCCGTCAGCAGCTGGAAGAGCATGACGCCGACCGAGTACAGGTCGGAGCGGGCGTCGACGCCGCGCCCCAGCGCCTGCTCGGGCGACAGATACTGCGGAGTGCCGACGACCATGCCGGTCTGCGTCATCGACGTCACGCCCGACTGCATGGCGCGCGCGATACCGAAGTCCATGACCTTGACGACGCCGCGCTTCGTCATCATCACGTTGCCGGGCTTGATGTCCCGGTGGACCAGGCCCATTTCATGGCTGGTCTCCAGCGCCGCCAGCACGTCGGCGGTCACCTTCAGCGCCTTGTCGGCCGGCATCGCGCCGTACTGCCGGATGTCCTCCTGGAGCACCGAGCCGAGCGGCTTGCCCTCCACGTACTCCATGACGATGTACGGCATGACGCCGCCGTCACCGGCGGAGCCGGCGAACGCCACCGCGTCCTCGCCGGTGTCGAAGACCGACACGATGTTGGTGTGGGACAGCTTGGCGACGGCCTGGGCCTCGCGCCGGAAGCGCTCACGGAACGACTGCTCGCGACCGAGCTCCGTGTGCAGGGTCTTGATGGCGACCTGGCGGTCCAGCGCACTGTCGTACGCCAGATACACCGACGCCATACCGCCTTCGCCGAGCAGGTCGCGAAGCTGGTACCGGCCGCCCGCCACGGAACCGCCCGCGTAGCGACCGCTGTGTGCGCCGTCCTGGCTCATGACTGTGCTTCCCCCTAGGCGGCGCGCACCGTCGAGCGGTGACCGCAGTGATCCCGATTACGGCCCAAGTCTGCCCGAGGGCAGTGACACGTCAAGCCGGGTGCCCGTTCCGTGACCGTACGCACAAGAACGGTCCCGCAAGCGTTACAGGAACCGTACGGAATGTGCGCCCGCGGATCGGCAGCGGGTTTGATGGCCGGTCCATCTCGAACCGGCCCGTCACAAGAAGCCTGTAGCGTGACGTGGCGAACCACCCGAGAGACGCCGCCCGTGCCCAGCGCGCGGCGCGGCAAGACACGACGGCGAGGACTGATGGCACCCGAACCCGAAGCAAGTGGCGGCGGAGTATCGGATGCTGCGGACTCCTGGGGCGTCGGCGGGCTCGTCGGTGACGGTCGCTACCGGCTGACCCACCGCCTCGGCCGCGGCGGCATGGCCGAGGTGTTCGCGGCGGAGGACGTACGGCTCGGGCGCACCGTGGCCGTGAAGCTGCTCCGCGCCGATCTCGCCGAGGACCCCGTCTCCAAGGCGCGCTTCACGCGCGAGGCCCAGTCGGTCGCCGGCCTCAACCACCACGCCATCGTGGCCGTGTACGACTCCGGCGAGGACGTCGTGAACGGCCAGTCCGTGCCGTACATCGTGATGGAGCTGGTCGAGGGCCGCACCATCCGTGATCTGCTCATCAGTGCCGAGGCCCCGCCGCCCGAGCAGGCGCTCATCATCGTCTCCGGGGTGCTGGAAGCCCTCGCGTACTCGCACCAGCACGGCATCGTGCACCGCGACATCAAGCCCGCGAACGTCATCATCACCAACGGCGGTGCCGTGAAGGTGATGGACTTCGGCATCGCGCGCGCCCTGCACGGCGCGCAGTCGACGATGACGCAGACCGGCATGGTCATGGGCACGCCGCAGTACCTCTCCCCCGAGCAGGCGCTCGGCAAGGCCGTCGACCACCGCTCCGACCTGTACGCCACCGGCTGCCTGCTGTACGAACTGCTGGCGCTGCGTCCGCCGTTCACCGGCGAGACACCGTTGTCGGTCGTCTACCAGCACGTCCAGGACATGCCGGTGCCGCCGTCCGAGGCCTCGGACGTGGCCCCTCCGGAGCTGGACGGGCTGGCGATGCGCGCGCTCGCCAAGGACCCGGACGACCGGTTCCAGAGCGCCGAGGAGATGCGCGGGCTGGTGCAGTACGGGCTGCAGATGCTCCAGCAGGCGGGCAGCCACACCGGTACGTGGAACACCGGCCCGGTCGAGATGCACGAGGGCGGCCACACCCCGACCCACGGAATGACCTCGACGACGGTCATGGGGCACCCGCAGCACGGCGAGACCTCGCAGGGCCCGATCCTGCCGCCACCCAATCCGAACGACGGGGCGTACACCGTCGGGCACGGCGGGGCCAAGGGCGGCGGTGGCCGCGGCAAGGTGTGGCTCTTCGTCGCGCTCGCCGTGATCGCGATCGTCGCGGGTGTGGCCTTCGCCGTGGACCGGGCGAACAACACCGGGACGAAGGAGAAGGACGACCCCGGCATCTCCAACACCCCGTCCTCGCCGGACGATTCGCCGTCGACGCCGTCGCAGAGCGAGGAGAGCGACCAGAGCGAGGAGCCGGACTCGTCGTCGGGCGGTAACCAGGATCCCTGGACGCCGTCGGACGACCCGGGGAACAACTCGCCGTCGGCGCCGTCGGACGACCCGACGGACGGTCCGACGGATCCGCCGTCGACGACGGACGGGACGAGCGAGGGTACGACGGAGGGCAACACCGACGAGGGCACGACGACGGGCCAGGACGCGGGCACGACGACCGGCCAGGACGCGGGTACGACGACGGGTCAGGACGCGGGTACGACGACGGGTCAGGACGCCGGTACGACCACGGGCCAGGACGCCGGTACGACGACCGGCCAGGACTCGGGCGCGACCGTCGGCCAGGACGCCGGCGGCACCACCCCGTAGCGACGGATTCCGCCCCCGCTCACCCCGCGAACGCCTCGCACACCGCCTCGTACTCGCGCGTCCACCACACCGCCAGGGCCGACACCGCAGGAAACTGCGGGTCGGCCCTGCGGTCGTGCAGCTGGTAGCGCCAGCGCAGTATCCAGAAGTCGTTGAGCCGCTCCCACCACACCCGTTGCACCGCGGCCGCCAGCTCCGCGCAGTCCGCCCCCGCCGCCCGACGGTAGGCGCGCGCGTAGGCCCGCACCTTCGCCAGCTCCAGCTCCCCGGCGGGCTGGACGAAGAAGATCGCCGCGGCCCGTACCGCCTCCTCGGCGCGGGGCTGCACCCCCAGCCGGTCCCAGTCGACGATCGCGGCCGGCTCCGCGCCCCGGTCGTCGCCGCGGTAGAGCACGTTCAGCGGGTGGAAGTCGCCGTGCACCCAGCCGCCGGCCTCGGCGGGCGGCGGACGGCGGTGCGCATGGCGTTCCAGCAGGGCCCGGCGCTCCAGCAGCCGGTGCTCGGCGAGGGCGTCGAAGCCGTCCCGGGGGCGCCGGCCGCGGGCGAGGTCCAGCAGTTCGTCGATGAGCGCGAAGGTCTCGTCGGGGTCGGCGCTCTCGTACGGACGGGCCGTCCCGCCGCGCTCCGCCTCCCTGCCCATGACCTGCTCCAGGCCGGTGTGCACCAGGCCGAGCAGCGCGCCGAGCCGGCGGGACTCGGCGGTGGTCAGCTGGGCGCCGTCGCGGTGCCGGCCGTCCACCCAGGGATGCAGGGCGTAGCAGCGGCCGCCGATGACGGCGACGGTGTCGCCGGTCGTGTCCTCGACGGGCGGGGCGACGGGGACGCCGAGGGACTGGAGCCGCTGGGTGGCGCGGTGCTGGCGGACGATGGTCTCGCGGTCGGCGGTCGGCGCGTCCAGATGGTGCTTGAGGAAGTAGTCGCCGCGGGTGGTGGCGAGCCGGTAGCCGCGGTTCAGGAGGCCCTGGGTGACGGGTTCGCAGGAGAGGGGTTCCCCGGCGTCCTCGTACCGGCGCAGCAGCGGACCGAGCGGGGGTGGGGCAATAGCAGATGAGCGCGGCACTCGCCAGATGTTAGATCACCCAGCGTGTCGATGATGTCGCTCCTCGAAATAGTCGAGGGTGTGCACCGTGACGAACTGGGGCCTGATGCGCATATAGACCGGTTCGAAGGGCTCCCCGTCCACATGGTGCGGGGTGGGGCCGAAGCTCTCGATCTGGGCGTCGGTCGGCTGGATGAGTTCCGCGGTGCCGGTGAACTGGACCGACCAGGGGACCGCCGCGCCGGAGTTGAAGTTGTCCGCCCCGTACGCCACCACGCTCCCGGCGCACGCCTGGTGGTAGCCGGGGCCACCGTGCAGTCGCAGCAGGACGCAGCCGTCCGAGACGACATGGCGTGCGGGTGCCACCGTCAGGATCGCGCGCATGCTGGTCGCCAGTCGGCCGTACGGGACCCGGGTGAGCAGCTCGACGGCGCGGCGTTCCTCGTGGGAGCAGGGATCCTCGGGCGACATGGATCCACTGTCCGCCGCCCGCCCGCGGCAGGAACAGAGCCGCTCGCCCCCTCCCCGCGGGCCGTTGGTCCCTTGTGCGGGCCGTTGGTCCCTCGCATGCGTCGTGTGCGCCCTCAGTGCCGCTCGGCCTGCATCCTCGCCACGTACGCGGCGGCCTGCGAGCGCCGCTCCATCCCCAGCTTGGAGAGCAGGCTGGAGACGTAGTTCTTGATGGTCTTCTCGGCCAGGTGCAGCCGCTCGCCGATGACGCGGTTGGTGAGGCCCTCGCCGATCAGGTCGAGGATCTTGCGCTCCTGCTCGGTGAGCCGCGCCAGCTTGTCGTCGCTCTTCGGGTTGTTCCCGTCGCGCAGCCGCTCCAGGACGCGCGCGGTGGCGACCGGGTCGAGCAGTGACTTGCCCGCCGCCACGTCCCGTACCGCCGACAGCAGCTCGGAGCCGCGGATCGCCTTCAGGACGTAGCCCGAGGCGCCTGCCATGATCGCGTCGAAGAGTGCCTCGTCATCCGCGTACGAGGTGAGCATCAGACATTTGACGTCCTCGTTGTTGGACCGCACCTCACGGCAGACCTCGACCCCGCTGCCGTCCGGGAGGCG includes:
- a CDS encoding NAD(P)H-quinone oxidoreductase, with product MHAITIPEPGGPEALVWAEVPDAEAGDGEVLVDVAASAVNRADLLQRQGFYEPPPGASPYPGLECSGRIVALGPGVSGWSVGDEVCALLAGGGYAEKVAVPAGQLLPVPEGLDLVTAAALPEVACTVWSNVFMVAHLRPGETLLVHGGASGIGTMAIQLAKAVGAKVAVTAGGPEKLARCAELGADILIDYREQDFVEELRSATDGAGADVILDIMGAKYLDRNVRALAVNGRLAVIGLQGGVKAELNLGALLAKRAAITATTLRARPLHEKASIVAAVREHVWPLVAAGTVRAVVDSTVPMREASEGHRALESGTHVGKVVLVSPTVGN
- a CDS encoding bacterial proteasome activator family protein, which codes for MEMPRNERSQESPHVLIVGQDGMALGGGEGDVESREIPVTEMVEQPAKVMRIGSMIKQLLEEVRAAPLDEASRVRLKEIHRGSVKELEDGLAPELVEELERLSLPFTDDAVPSEAELRIAQAQLVGWLEGLFHGIQTALFAQQMAARAQLEQMRRALPPGAPTDDDSAHGAIRSGPYL
- a CDS encoding ABC transporter permease encodes the protein MKNWYHSWRAAVRIARRDAVRSKGRSFLVLAMIALPILGVSAADLTLRSAELSTEQALERTLGAADARMSDAHSRGVPIYQSPDANNYAPVGNFDDKPWPEGDTDVRKVLPAGAKSLEDSAGSAKLRTAHGLLNAEIRELKASDPLAAGIMTLVSGRFPTETAEVAATTHFLETSGLSVGSKLAARGLDREYTITGSYELPDALKSDQVNALPGALLDPLDKALAADDLPSTETSTTYLVSVPGGFTWNMVKQINTKGVTVASRAVQLAPPADDDVPLYQQEDWAKSYGDSGAADVAALAAVGTVVGLAMLEICLLAGPAFAVGARRSRRQLGLVGANGGDRRHIRAIVLAGGLVIGFAAAVVGTILGLALTFALRPLLEDYMGQRFGSFDIRPLELLGIGLLAVLTGLLAAIVPAVTASRQSVLASLTGRRGVRRSSRVLPVVGLIAVLLGAAIALYGSLLSDQSILVAAGSAIAELGVVAMTPVLVGLFGRTGRWLPLSPRLALRDAVRNRGRTAPAVAAVLAAVAGTVAVATYAASRDAQSEASYEARLPHGAVSLIVNEAGGRDVPQARAAVQKNLQVDVRADVDRAVVGNVNCAMYSRDKGCGSYEVVVPKANQCPLWSTGSEDPAEKFTKAQRRAFSKDWRCKESSVATPTDGGVLVADEKLLNVLGIDDPAAAKALSEGKVVSFDKRNLDKKGSIGIRLITDTEAADKAREEGKEAPGAVKTFSTHQVADGTNAYGVGMILPPAAAKAAGIATVPFGAYYSTDRLPSSEQRQKLSGELDRTGASIELHIEEGYTSENSIVLLALAVFAGLITIGAAGIATGLAQADAEADLKTLAAVGAPPRVRRTLSGFQCGVVAAMGVVLGSAAGVLPAIGLRLTEEREERAWYEQALDGGFGGNLTPPDVPIVVPWETLGALLIAVPLGAALLAALVTRSRGALSRREAT
- a CDS encoding ABC transporter ATP-binding protein; the encoded protein is MSSHSHQPRQPVLQLRNLTRVHGSGATEVHALRGVDLDVFPGELVAVMGPSGSGKSTLLTIAGGLDTPSSGQVIVENTDITTADRKTLAALRRRSIGYVFQDYNLIPALTAAENVALPRELDGTSARKARAEAVAALTEMDLGHLADRFPDEMSGGQQQRVAIARALVGDRRLVLADEPTGALDSETGESVLALLRARCDAGAAGILVTHEPRFAAWADRVVFLRDGAVVDQTVRTDADSLLTGQAAER
- a CDS encoding PadR family transcriptional regulator, with amino-acid sequence MSIRHGLLALLERGPRYGSQLRTEFESRTGATWPLNVGQVYTTLSRLERDGMVVQDGEDEAGHTLYVITDTGRDELKAWFERPVDRTSPARDELAIKLAMAVGATAVDIRNVIQSQRRHTVKAMQDYTRLKAQALETTPADRDEVAWLLVLEQLIFQTEAEARWLDHCEARLIRLSSAAAPRPESAPPPAPAPAPAHSHPRRHD
- a CDS encoding protein kinase domain-containing protein; the protein is MSQDGAHSGRYAGGSVAGGRYQLRDLLGEGGMASVYLAYDSALDRQVAIKTLHTELGREQSFRERFRREAQAVAKLSHTNIVSVFDTGEDAVAFAGSAGDGGVMPYIVMEYVEGKPLGSVLQEDIRQYGAMPADKALKVTADVLAALETSHEMGLVHRDIKPGNVMMTKRGVVKVMDFGIARAMQSGVTSMTQTGMVVGTPQYLSPEQALGRGVDARSDLYSVGVMLFQLLTGRLPFDADSPLAIAYAHVQEEPVAPSSFNRSVSPAMDALVARALKKNPNERFPSAAAMRDECLRVASAGQTHAPVIVQGAPTTNSGAGVGSAVFPPVDRSAPVPPPHSVQQPYQPGPYGPPTPAPGPVPGPSTPAPSYGYPQQSPAPAYQTPAPAPAPYNLSPQHGPSASAGGGRRNMPVIVGSIAVALLAIGGLIVALSLNGGDGDGGGGGGDNPSPTDSAVAGHKGPDLGKTIDKEECTAPDEGSDPEKFEVPDFTYKNVTSVKDCIQAAGWKVTAETPVNEAVYGEGTILTQYPRAGTEITEDDAEFTLEVSTGDPADSQ